Proteins found in one Arthrobacter pascens genomic segment:
- a CDS encoding transketolase, whose protein sequence is MNIESASFPATDLATAAELAAQLRVDSVRSSTSAGSGHPSSSMSAADLLAVLMSRHLRYDWDRPHNAANDHLIYSKGHASPLAYSVFKAAGVVSDEELLTGYRRFGERLQGHPTPVLPWVDVATGSLGQGLPDGVGVALAGKYLDKSPYRVWVLCGDSEFAEGSVWEALDKAAYYGLTNLITIVDVNRLGQRGETELAWDMDAYARRVEAFGAQAIVIDGHDLGQIDDAMVQARKAGEGKPVVILARTIKAKGFSKAADSPDWHGKPFPKDMADEAIAELGGERHLKIRGPLPEVVSTVRPAAAATDWDHVKYQVGDEVATRKAYGEALVAVGTRDARVVALDAEVGNSTHADLFAKAFPERFFEMFIAEQQLIAAATGLSVRGYKAFASTFAAFLTRAHDFIRMGAVSGVDLRLVGSHVGVEIGADGPSQMALEDIAMMRAVHGSTVLYPSDGTSTVALVDAMADRSGISYLRTTRGAYPVLYGAGELFPIGGCKVLRSSQDDQVTLVGAGVTLHAALEAADTLLQRGIRARVIDCYSVKPIDAGTLITAAEETSGRIVVAEDHHPEGGLGSAVTDALTGSGTRTLTIRRLAVTGMPGSGTGAELLAWAGIDAAHIADAAEALVREPVDRASNR, encoded by the coding sequence GTGAACATCGAATCCGCTTCCTTCCCAGCCACTGACCTCGCAACCGCCGCTGAGCTTGCGGCTCAACTCAGAGTCGATTCGGTACGCTCCAGCACGAGTGCCGGCTCCGGGCACCCGAGCTCAAGCATGTCTGCGGCAGATCTCCTGGCCGTTCTGATGTCGCGGCACTTGCGCTACGACTGGGACCGCCCGCACAACGCCGCGAACGATCACCTCATCTACTCCAAGGGACACGCAAGCCCGCTCGCCTACTCGGTCTTCAAGGCGGCCGGAGTCGTCTCGGACGAGGAGCTGTTGACGGGCTACCGCCGCTTCGGCGAGCGTCTCCAGGGACACCCCACGCCGGTCCTGCCGTGGGTCGACGTCGCCACGGGCTCACTCGGCCAGGGTCTGCCCGACGGCGTCGGCGTCGCCCTCGCCGGCAAATATCTCGACAAATCGCCCTACCGCGTCTGGGTCCTTTGCGGCGACAGCGAGTTCGCTGAGGGCTCCGTCTGGGAGGCGCTCGACAAAGCCGCATACTACGGGCTGACAAACCTGATCACGATCGTCGACGTGAACCGGCTGGGTCAGCGCGGCGAGACTGAACTGGCCTGGGACATGGACGCTTATGCGCGTCGAGTCGAAGCCTTCGGCGCCCAGGCGATAGTGATCGATGGCCACGATCTGGGGCAGATTGACGATGCCATGGTCCAGGCCCGTAAGGCAGGAGAGGGCAAACCTGTGGTCATCCTCGCCAGGACGATCAAGGCTAAGGGGTTCTCCAAAGCCGCCGACAGTCCTGACTGGCACGGCAAGCCCTTCCCGAAGGACATGGCAGACGAAGCAATCGCAGAACTCGGCGGCGAACGGCACCTGAAGATCCGTGGACCGCTGCCGGAGGTCGTCTCGACAGTCAGGCCCGCCGCTGCCGCCACGGACTGGGACCACGTCAAATACCAGGTCGGTGACGAAGTGGCGACGCGGAAGGCGTACGGCGAGGCCTTGGTCGCCGTCGGCACAAGGGACGCACGCGTTGTGGCGCTCGACGCGGAAGTGGGCAACTCCACGCATGCAGACCTGTTCGCCAAGGCCTTCCCCGAGCGGTTTTTCGAGATGTTCATCGCCGAACAGCAGCTCATCGCCGCAGCCACCGGCCTGAGCGTCCGGGGCTACAAGGCCTTCGCGTCGACGTTCGCGGCGTTCCTCACCCGCGCCCACGACTTCATCCGGATGGGTGCGGTCTCGGGCGTCGATCTGCGGCTCGTCGGGTCTCATGTCGGCGTCGAGATCGGCGCAGACGGACCTTCACAGATGGCGTTGGAAGACATAGCGATGATGCGCGCCGTGCATGGCTCCACGGTGCTCTATCCCTCCGACGGAACCAGCACGGTGGCCCTGGTGGATGCCATGGCTGACAGGTCAGGGATCAGCTACCTCCGGACGACCCGCGGCGCCTACCCGGTGCTCTACGGGGCGGGAGAGCTGTTTCCGATCGGAGGGTGCAAGGTCCTTAGATCGAGCCAGGATGACCAGGTGACCCTGGTTGGGGCGGGCGTCACGCTTCACGCCGCACTCGAGGCCGCGGATACCCTGCTGCAGCGGGGTATCCGGGCGCGGGTCATCGACTGTTATTCCGTAAAGCCGATTGATGCCGGCACCCTCATCACGGCGGCAGAAGAAACCAGCGGGCGGATCGTCGTCGCTGAGGATCACCACCCCGAAGGCGGCCTCGGATCCGCCGTCACCGACGCCCTCACCGGATCCGGGACGCGAACCCTGACGATCAGGCGGCTTGCCGTCACGGGGATGCCGGGCTCAGGAACCGGCGCGGAACTGCTTGCCTGGGCCGGGATCGATGCTGCGCATATCGCCGATGCCGCGGAAGCCCTCGTCCGGGAACCCGTGGACAGGGCCAGCAACCGCTGA
- a CDS encoding aminodeoxychorismate lyase, translated as MTSPASVVLVFLDPAFPNGRLADASQPQLMATDQGATRGDGVFESMLAVGGAVRKLQAHLDRLGGSALAMDLDIPGQEQWRRAIETGVAEYRTQHPATTPAEDEVVVKLIVTRGTEGASSPTCWVQVSPVGAAGRRQRETGIDVILLDRGYDSDAAERAPWLLLGAKTLSYAVNMAALRHAHKQGADDVIFTSSDGRVLEGPTSTVLLAHLETSDDGTGGTRTVRRLVTPQLDSGILAGTSQEALFRAAAAAGWELGYGPLEPHDLLEADAVWLISSIRLLAPVNHIDGKEIGTPAVQKQLTAELNELFARIQ; from the coding sequence ATGACCTCTCCTGCTTCCGTGGTGCTCGTTTTCCTTGACCCCGCGTTCCCCAACGGCCGGCTGGCCGATGCCTCGCAGCCCCAGCTGATGGCCACGGACCAGGGTGCCACCCGGGGCGACGGCGTGTTCGAATCCATGCTCGCAGTGGGCGGAGCGGTCCGGAAGCTCCAGGCCCACCTGGACCGTCTGGGCGGTTCGGCACTGGCCATGGATTTGGACATCCCTGGGCAGGAGCAGTGGCGGCGGGCCATCGAAACAGGCGTGGCCGAGTACCGGACGCAGCACCCGGCAACCACCCCTGCCGAGGACGAGGTAGTGGTGAAGCTGATCGTCACCCGCGGAACGGAAGGTGCCTCCTCCCCCACCTGCTGGGTGCAGGTTTCCCCGGTGGGCGCTGCCGGGCGGCGGCAGCGCGAGACCGGCATCGACGTGATCCTCCTGGACCGCGGCTACGACAGCGATGCGGCAGAGCGCGCGCCCTGGCTGCTGCTCGGCGCCAAGACACTGTCCTATGCGGTGAACATGGCGGCGCTGCGGCACGCCCACAAACAGGGTGCCGATGACGTGATCTTCACGTCCTCAGACGGCCGAGTCCTCGAAGGCCCCACCTCCACCGTCCTGCTGGCCCACCTGGAAACGTCCGACGACGGCACCGGCGGCACCCGCACGGTGCGCCGGCTCGTCACCCCGCAGCTGGACAGCGGCATCCTCGCCGGAACCTCCCAGGAGGCGCTTTTCAGGGCCGCCGCAGCGGCTGGTTGGGAACTGGGCTACGGTCCGCTGGAACCGCATGACCTGCTGGAGGCCGACGCCGTGTGGCTGATTTCCAGCATCAGGCTGCTGGCGCCGGTCAACCACATCGACGGCAAGGAGATCGGCACCCCGGCCGTCCAGAAGCAGCTGACGGCGGAGCTGAACGAGCTGTTCGCCAGGATTCAGTAG
- the cls gene encoding cardiolipin synthase yields the protein MWPFSLAGTSPTWLVVLLSAADLVIRVLAVGIIPGNRRPTTAMAWLLGIFFVPFLGLVLFLLFGNFKLSSRRRQQQEQVNERVRAGTSSLADVESKYRGPEWVTSAAELNRRLGSLPMVDGNSVDLIPGYPDSILAMAEAVRKAKKFVNAEFYIMSTDHITDDLLTALEEAAERGVEVRVLFDHIGTLRVRGYRNLLKRLRASKIQWKRMLPLLPIHGQWRRPDLRNHRKIMVIDGELAFTGSQNLIEPSYNNPKHRKAGREWVELMACLHGPIVTTLNVVFATDWLSETDESLEHQLQLPSNPERGKITAQVVPSGPGFITENNLRLFNTLIYSAQHRISICSPYFVPDDSLLYAITTAAQRGVDVELFVSEKGDQFLVHHAQRSYYEALLEAGVRIYLYKAPSVLHAKHFTIDDEVAVLGSSNMDMRSFSLNMEVSVMLLGADIVNNMRAVENTYRDISHELRLEDWLRRPLGARYVDNVARLTATVQ from the coding sequence TTGTGGCCATTTTCGCTGGCGGGTACCTCGCCGACGTGGCTCGTGGTGCTTCTGAGCGCTGCGGACCTGGTGATCAGGGTGCTCGCCGTGGGCATCATTCCCGGCAACCGCCGCCCCACCACCGCCATGGCGTGGCTGTTGGGCATTTTCTTTGTGCCGTTCCTGGGCCTGGTCCTCTTCCTGCTGTTCGGCAACTTCAAACTCTCCAGCCGCCGCCGCCAGCAGCAGGAGCAGGTCAATGAAAGGGTGCGTGCGGGCACCTCCTCACTCGCCGACGTCGAAAGCAAATACCGCGGTCCTGAGTGGGTGACTTCCGCCGCGGAACTGAACCGGCGGCTGGGCTCCCTTCCCATGGTGGACGGCAACTCCGTGGACCTCATCCCCGGCTACCCGGACTCGATCCTGGCCATGGCCGAGGCAGTACGCAAGGCCAAGAAGTTCGTCAACGCCGAGTTCTACATCATGAGCACGGACCACATCACCGACGATCTGCTCACGGCCTTGGAAGAGGCCGCCGAACGCGGCGTGGAAGTCCGGGTGCTGTTCGACCACATCGGCACGCTCCGGGTCAGGGGCTACCGCAACCTCCTCAAGCGCCTGCGGGCCAGCAAGATCCAGTGGAAGCGCATGCTCCCGTTGCTGCCCATCCACGGCCAATGGCGGCGTCCCGACCTGCGCAACCACCGCAAGATCATGGTGATCGACGGCGAACTCGCCTTTACCGGCTCGCAGAACCTGATCGAGCCCTCCTACAACAACCCGAAGCACCGCAAGGCCGGCCGCGAATGGGTGGAGCTCATGGCGTGCCTGCACGGGCCGATCGTCACCACGCTGAACGTTGTGTTCGCCACCGACTGGCTCAGCGAAACCGATGAATCCCTGGAACACCAGCTGCAGCTCCCGTCCAACCCGGAACGCGGCAAAATCACGGCACAGGTGGTGCCCAGCGGTCCCGGGTTCATCACCGAGAACAACCTGCGGCTGTTCAATACCCTGATCTACTCCGCCCAGCACCGCATCTCCATCTGCAGCCCGTACTTCGTTCCCGACGATTCCCTGCTCTACGCCATCACCACCGCCGCCCAGCGGGGCGTGGACGTGGAACTGTTCGTCTCTGAAAAGGGGGACCAGTTCCTGGTCCATCACGCCCAGCGCTCCTACTACGAGGCGCTGCTGGAGGCCGGAGTCCGGATCTACCTCTACAAGGCCCCGTCTGTGCTCCACGCCAAGCACTTCACCATCGACGACGAAGTGGCCGTGCTGGGCTCCAGCAACATGGACATGCGCTCCTTCTCATTGAACATGGAGGTCTCCGTGATGCTCCTTGGTGCTGACATCGTCAACAACATGCGAGCAGTGGAAAACACGTACCGGGACATCTCGCACGAGCTCAGGCTTGAGGACTGGCTCAGGCGGCCGCTAGGGGCCAGGTACGTAGACAACGTTGCCCGGCTGACAGCGACGGTCCAGTAA
- a CDS encoding chorismate-binding protein, protein MTPAPVIIAIDGRSGAGKTTLAIELAAQLRNHHKVSLFHLEDIYPGWNGLTAGIERYVSTVLTPLSHGERATWTSWDWERHYDGDTRVTLPAEIVIIEGVGAAAAEARPLLSAVIWADSPDEVRRTRALERDGGTYEPFWDQWAAQEDAWLAGDDVPQRADIRVLNLADGSAPADVLQLLPYLPALAPSLVPELSARRGLRLRAERLECRPDAATLFNALYGSSANAVWLDSSNAPSEPPAEDSPASERSRFSILADGGGVFGQAVTHRSGESRITAGSATARVSGPFFRWLDSVWGRRAVRTPEGYPGEFTLGWLGCLGYELKRETGGTDISAQTPDAALIFAGRAAVLDHAEGTVWLLALESSDADSWLATARAAVSAAAEPRAGEASTQAGGSNGVVRPTEPAFRGRDTELDYKQKIAAAQHEIGEGNSYEVCLTTTLSARLPAAAADPWRTYLALRGRNPAPFASFLKFGALTVASTSPERFLKIASDGGMRAEPIKGTRRRAADPARDAQLRRELETSLKDRAENIMIVDLLRNDLSHFAEPGSVTVSRLCEIESYATVHQMVSTIDACLLPGSPRAEAVAACFPAGSMTGAPKISTMAILDRLEGAPRGIYSGAIGYFSLNGATDLAVAIRTLVITAEAGDGSGGGATAELSLGVGGAITSDSAPDEEYDEIRVKAFGVLSALGAQFPDR, encoded by the coding sequence ATGACCCCCGCACCTGTGATCATCGCCATCGACGGGCGATCCGGCGCAGGGAAAACCACTCTGGCCATCGAACTGGCAGCACAGCTCCGGAACCACCACAAGGTCTCGCTCTTCCACCTTGAGGACATCTACCCGGGTTGGAACGGCCTGACGGCAGGCATTGAACGCTACGTGTCCACCGTGCTCACGCCCCTGAGCCACGGAGAACGGGCTACCTGGACCAGCTGGGACTGGGAAAGACACTACGACGGCGACACCCGGGTCACCCTTCCCGCCGAGATTGTGATCATCGAGGGGGTGGGCGCCGCCGCGGCCGAAGCCCGCCCGCTGCTGAGCGCCGTGATCTGGGCCGACTCACCGGACGAGGTCCGCCGGACGCGGGCCCTGGAACGGGACGGCGGCACCTATGAGCCGTTCTGGGACCAGTGGGCCGCGCAGGAAGACGCGTGGCTCGCCGGCGATGACGTTCCACAGCGCGCGGACATTCGGGTGCTGAACCTTGCCGATGGCTCCGCCCCCGCGGACGTCCTGCAGCTCCTCCCTTATCTGCCCGCCCTGGCACCTTCCCTGGTCCCGGAACTTTCCGCCCGCCGCGGGCTCAGGCTTCGCGCCGAACGGCTGGAATGCCGTCCGGACGCAGCCACCCTGTTCAATGCGCTGTACGGCAGTTCAGCCAATGCGGTCTGGCTGGACTCCTCGAATGCACCCTCCGAGCCTCCCGCTGAGGATTCTCCGGCGAGTGAGCGCAGCCGCTTCAGCATTCTGGCGGACGGCGGCGGTGTCTTCGGCCAGGCGGTCACGCACCGCTCGGGTGAAAGCCGAATCACGGCCGGTTCCGCCACAGCCCGGGTGTCCGGCCCCTTCTTCCGCTGGCTGGATTCCGTCTGGGGCCGCAGGGCAGTCCGCACCCCGGAGGGCTATCCCGGCGAGTTCACCCTGGGCTGGCTGGGCTGTCTCGGATACGAGCTGAAGCGCGAAACCGGTGGAACCGATATTTCCGCGCAGACTCCTGACGCTGCCCTGATTTTCGCCGGAAGGGCGGCAGTCCTGGACCATGCCGAGGGAACCGTTTGGCTCCTGGCCCTGGAATCCTCCGATGCGGACAGCTGGCTGGCAACGGCCCGCGCCGCAGTGTCAGCGGCGGCGGAACCACGCGCAGGGGAGGCATCGACGCAGGCTGGCGGCAGCAACGGCGTCGTACGTCCGACGGAACCGGCGTTCAGAGGCCGCGACACCGAGCTGGACTACAAGCAGAAGATCGCCGCCGCGCAGCACGAAATCGGCGAAGGGAATTCGTACGAGGTCTGCCTCACCACGACGCTCTCCGCCCGGCTGCCCGCAGCCGCGGCGGACCCGTGGCGGACGTACCTGGCCCTGCGCGGGAGGAACCCGGCGCCGTTCGCCAGCTTCCTGAAGTTCGGCGCGCTGACGGTGGCCAGCACGTCTCCGGAGCGGTTCCTGAAGATAGCGTCCGACGGCGGCATGCGCGCCGAGCCCATCAAGGGAACCCGCCGCCGGGCCGCCGATCCTGCCCGTGACGCGCAGCTGCGGCGCGAACTGGAGACTTCACTCAAGGACCGTGCCGAGAACATCATGATCGTGGACCTGCTGCGCAATGACCTCAGCCACTTCGCGGAACCGGGCTCCGTTACGGTCAGCCGGCTGTGCGAGATCGAAAGTTACGCCACGGTGCATCAGATGGTGAGCACCATCGATGCGTGTCTGCTGCCCGGTTCGCCACGGGCGGAGGCCGTGGCCGCGTGCTTCCCCGCCGGATCCATGACCGGCGCCCCCAAGATCAGCACCATGGCTATCCTGGACCGGCTGGAAGGCGCACCGAGAGGGATCTATTCGGGCGCGATCGGCTACTTTTCACTCAACGGCGCCACGGACCTCGCCGTGGCGATCCGCACGCTGGTGATCACGGCGGAAGCCGGGGACGGCAGCGGAGGCGGGGCAACGGCGGAACTGTCCCTCGGCGTCGGCGGCGCCATCACCTCCGACTCCGCGCCCGATGAGGAGTACGACGAGATCCGGGTCAAAGCCTTCGGCGTGCTCTCGGCCCTCGGCGCCCAATTCCCCGACCGCTGA
- a CDS encoding low molecular weight protein-tyrosine-phosphatase, with amino-acid sequence MNSSSSPYRIIAVCTGNICRSPMAERMLAAALEAEGLADEVRVDSAGTTGYEAGRPIDPRAARRLAATKLTADQHIARKWQANWFRERELILALDIDHYAWLRESAPDQESMDKVRMLRSFDPAVASRDLLDQGIEDPWYGGQADFDVVWQEIHAAVPGIIAHVRSVVRQTALLHQQNQQQVRSIS; translated from the coding sequence ATGAACTCATCGTCGAGCCCATACCGGATCATCGCCGTGTGCACCGGAAACATCTGCCGATCCCCCATGGCAGAGCGGATGCTGGCTGCGGCACTTGAGGCGGAAGGGCTGGCCGATGAGGTGAGGGTGGACTCTGCGGGAACCACGGGTTACGAAGCCGGGCGCCCCATCGATCCCCGGGCTGCCCGCCGGCTCGCCGCCACCAAACTCACCGCGGACCAGCACATTGCCCGGAAATGGCAGGCCAACTGGTTCCGCGAGCGCGAGCTCATCCTGGCCCTTGACATCGACCACTACGCCTGGCTGCGAGAATCGGCCCCGGACCAGGAATCCATGGACAAGGTGCGCATGCTCCGCAGTTTTGACCCGGCCGTTGCCTCCAGGGACCTGCTTGACCAGGGCATCGAGGATCCCTGGTACGGCGGCCAGGCAGATTTCGACGTCGTGTGGCAGGAGATCCACGCCGCCGTGCCGGGGATCATTGCGCACGTCCGGTCCGTCGTCCGCCAGACGGCACTGCTCCATCAGCAGAACCAGCAGCAGGTACGCTCTATTTCATGA
- a CDS encoding LysE family transporter, whose translation MQFSLWLTLAGAGVLVSFTPGAGAINTMSNSLTTGFRRSIWGILGQQAALVIHVMIVALGLGVLVASSPVAFNGIRYAGAAYLVYLGIRQFLSKPDLDQEDVTALRNEPAWSMVRRGLWVNLLNPKAIVFFLAFMPQFIRPEQPLVPQYLVLTATVVVIDILVMWFFFALAAKWFQRFTHNTHGQKILSRIFGALFVAVGILLALIH comes from the coding sequence GTGCAATTCTCCCTATGGCTCACCCTGGCCGGAGCCGGCGTCCTGGTCAGCTTCACTCCGGGTGCGGGCGCCATCAACACGATGAGCAACTCGCTGACCACCGGTTTCCGGCGCTCCATCTGGGGCATCCTGGGCCAGCAGGCGGCCCTGGTCATCCACGTGATGATCGTGGCGCTGGGACTGGGCGTGCTGGTGGCGAGCTCCCCCGTGGCCTTCAATGGGATCCGCTATGCGGGTGCGGCCTACCTGGTGTATCTGGGCATCCGGCAGTTCCTGAGCAAACCGGACCTGGATCAGGAGGACGTCACGGCCCTCCGGAACGAACCCGCCTGGTCCATGGTCCGGCGTGGACTCTGGGTGAACCTGCTGAACCCCAAAGCGATAGTGTTCTTCCTGGCATTCATGCCGCAGTTCATCCGCCCCGAACAGCCCCTCGTTCCGCAGTACCTGGTCCTGACGGCCACGGTGGTCGTGATCGACATCCTGGTCATGTGGTTCTTCTTCGCCTTGGCCGCCAAGTGGTTCCAGCGCTTCACGCATAACACCCACGGACAGAAGATCCTCAGCCGGATTTTCGGGGCCCTCTTTGTGGCGGTGGGCATCCTGCTCGCCCTGATCCACTGA
- a CDS encoding methyltransferase domain-containing protein, producing MSTQGPEDDVYTHGHHESVVRAHASRTAENSAAFVIPHLTPGASVLDVGCGPGSITCDFAGLVAPGKVTGLDRSPDIIAQATALAAERGVANAEFLAGNIYDLDFEDETFDVVHAHQVLQHLTDPVEALREMRRVAKPGGIVAVRDADFHGMSWYPAIPELDEWMELYQRIARRNGAEPDAGRRLVSWAQSAGFTDVAPTSSNWLYATGQQRRWQARVWGERVLHSAFAEQALEYGFANPADLARISAGWHRWGSTDDGWFLIPNGEVIARA from the coding sequence ATGAGTACGCAGGGGCCCGAAGACGATGTGTACACGCACGGCCACCACGAGTCAGTGGTCCGCGCCCATGCGTCCCGGACTGCGGAGAATTCCGCGGCCTTTGTCATTCCGCACCTGACTCCCGGGGCGTCCGTGCTCGACGTCGGCTGCGGGCCGGGCAGCATCACTTGCGATTTCGCAGGACTCGTGGCGCCGGGAAAGGTGACGGGCCTGGACCGGTCTCCGGACATCATCGCCCAGGCCACAGCCCTTGCCGCGGAGCGGGGTGTGGCCAACGCGGAGTTCCTGGCGGGCAACATCTACGACCTCGATTTCGAGGATGAAACCTTCGACGTCGTCCACGCGCACCAGGTGCTCCAGCACCTGACGGACCCTGTGGAGGCGCTGAGGGAAATGCGGCGCGTGGCCAAACCCGGCGGCATAGTGGCCGTGCGCGACGCCGACTTCCATGGCATGAGCTGGTACCCCGCCATTCCGGAGCTCGATGAATGGATGGAGCTATACCAGCGGATCGCGCGGCGCAACGGGGCCGAACCCGACGCCGGACGACGCCTGGTTTCGTGGGCCCAGTCCGCAGGATTCACCGATGTTGCGCCCACCAGCAGCAACTGGCTCTACGCCACCGGGCAGCAGCGCCGCTGGCAGGCCCGGGTGTGGGGCGAGCGGGTGCTGCATTCGGCCTTCGCTGAACAGGCCCTGGAGTACGGTTTCGCCAACCCCGCGGACCTCGCCCGGATTTCCGCCGGCTGGCACCGCTGGGGGTCAACCGACGACGGCTGGTTCCTGATCCCGAACGGGGAAGTCATCGCCCGGGCGTGA
- a CDS encoding NAD-dependent epimerase/dehydratase family protein, with protein MSKLYVVTGAGPVGWTVAEQLAGKGHRARLLTRSGDGPEHPLIERVTADVRDPSLIGKAMSGADAVFHCIHGSAYRAAAWQAELPEAEQTVLTAAGEAGAVVVFPESLYSYSGPDQVMTEEGPRTASGGKRGIRTVLLNAREQSATDTASVVASDFFGPRVRTSHAGERMVPAILAGKKLSVMGSTQQPHSFTYVPDLAAAMIRAAQTPELWNKVWHAPTGPAITQRGLSAAFAEAAGVGTPAVRAVPGWALRAAGLFSTDIRELAEMLYQFEKPFIMDSAASESALGLRPTPLPMAAAATVAWWRSRA; from the coding sequence ATGTCAAAGCTGTATGTAGTGACTGGAGCAGGCCCCGTGGGGTGGACCGTCGCCGAGCAACTTGCAGGGAAGGGCCACCGGGCCAGGCTCCTGACCAGATCGGGCGATGGGCCTGAACATCCCCTCATTGAACGGGTGACCGCAGATGTCCGGGATCCATCGCTGATCGGCAAGGCAATGTCCGGAGCGGACGCCGTCTTTCACTGCATCCATGGCTCGGCCTATCGGGCTGCCGCTTGGCAGGCGGAGTTGCCGGAGGCGGAGCAGACGGTACTGACTGCGGCAGGCGAGGCGGGCGCCGTCGTCGTATTTCCCGAAAGTCTCTATTCCTACAGCGGGCCGGACCAGGTGATGACCGAGGAGGGGCCCAGGACCGCCAGCGGCGGTAAGCGCGGCATCCGGACTGTGCTGCTCAACGCCCGGGAGCAGTCAGCAACGGATACGGCCAGCGTGGTGGCCAGCGATTTCTTTGGACCCCGGGTGCGGACCTCGCATGCCGGCGAACGCATGGTGCCCGCCATCCTTGCCGGCAAAAAGCTGAGCGTAATGGGCAGCACCCAGCAGCCGCATTCCTTCACCTATGTGCCTGACCTGGCTGCTGCCATGATCAGGGCGGCGCAGACGCCGGAATTGTGGAACAAGGTCTGGCATGCCCCCACCGGACCGGCGATCACGCAGCGCGGGCTCTCTGCTGCTTTCGCCGAGGCCGCCGGAGTAGGAACACCGGCGGTGAGGGCCGTACCGGGCTGGGCACTCCGGGCTGCCGGACTGTTCTCCACGGACATCCGGGAACTGGCCGAGATGCTGTACCAATTTGAGAAGCCCTTCATCATGGACTCCGCAGCCAGTGAATCGGCCCTGGGCCTGCGGCCGACGCCCCTGCCAATGGCCGCAGCGGCCACGGTTGCGTGGTGGCGTTCCCGGGCGTGA
- a CDS encoding TetR/AcrR family transcriptional regulator gives MNPQTPRERARAQTIADIIRLGRQHLASHGAAALSLRAVARDLGVVSSAVYRYVASRDELLTLLLIDAYGELGDEVDAAVGAVPEGDYAGRFAALARAIRRWALREPARYALLFGSPVPGYQAPAERTTEPGTRVIYALMGIFDVAYRSGAMAAGPEDATPIPSALSGDLTAIRSELGLAIPDGLLARGALVWTSIFGAVSFEVFGQYGPDTFAARDELYEHHLQVLQAIAGLV, from the coding sequence ATGAATCCACAGACGCCCCGGGAGCGGGCCAGGGCCCAGACCATCGCGGACATCATCCGGCTGGGGCGCCAACACTTGGCAAGCCACGGGGCCGCGGCTCTCTCTCTTCGGGCTGTTGCCCGCGACCTCGGAGTGGTTTCGTCGGCCGTCTATCGGTACGTGGCAAGTCGGGACGAACTGCTCACGCTCCTGCTCATCGATGCCTATGGCGAGTTGGGCGATGAGGTGGATGCCGCCGTCGGGGCCGTGCCTGAGGGTGATTACGCCGGCCGTTTTGCCGCCCTGGCCAGGGCCATAAGGAGATGGGCCCTGCGCGAACCGGCGCGCTATGCACTGCTGTTCGGCAGTCCAGTGCCCGGTTATCAGGCCCCGGCCGAGCGGACCACGGAGCCGGGCACCCGCGTGATCTACGCCCTTATGGGGATCTTCGACGTCGCCTACCGCTCAGGCGCGATGGCTGCCGGGCCGGAGGATGCCACGCCCATTCCTTCGGCTCTTTCCGGTGACCTGACGGCGATCCGGAGCGAGCTGGGGCTGGCCATCCCCGATGGCCTACTGGCCCGCGGTGCACTGGTGTGGACATCCATCTTCGGCGCCGTGAGCTTTGAGGTGTTTGGTCAGTATGGTCCGGACACCTTCGCGGCGCGGGATGAACTCTACGAGCATCACCTGCAGGTGCTGCAGGCTATCGCTGGACTGGTCTAA